A single Thiothrix unzii DNA region contains:
- a CDS encoding HU family DNA-binding protein, whose protein sequence is MNKSEIIRNLSYRLSDMPTADVDRAVNLLLDLLGSTIAAGNRCEVRDFGVFSRHTHRARTGRNPRTGGAVDVPARYSVHFKPGKELRKRVDDAKGDFQIQD, encoded by the coding sequence ATGAACAAATCCGAAATCATCCGTAACCTGTCCTACAGGTTGTCAGACATGCCAACGGCTGACGTTGACCGGGCGGTTAACCTGCTGCTGGATTTGCTCGGCTCCACCATTGCAGCCGGGAACCGCTGCGAGGTTCGTGATTTTGGTGTGTTCTCCCGGCACACCCACCGGGCGCGGACAGGCCGCAATCCTAGGACGGGTGGAGCGGTGGACGTGCCTGCCAGATACTCAGTCCATTTCAAACCGGGTAAGGAGCTTCGTAAACGGGTTGATGATGCCAAGGGTGACTTTCAGATACAGGATTGA